A portion of the Chlamydia caviae GPIC genome contains these proteins:
- a CDS encoding ABC transporter permease, which yields MKLELLIAFKYLIPRKKRLSSAIVSLFSIGIISLVTWLSIVFISVIYGLEQRWIHDLSQLHSPVKILPSSAYYDSYYYQIDRHADLSQYTTKTIGEKLASSFADPYDANSDYSLPENFPLPDTTLNGELKDPVKVAFESLTPYLNQNQAQLLEFEEGIGYVQMDRVPHPNKSESRTFSQFVAYPSDEVYKSRVLPYEHTDYGSSILNPFNSSNEGWEKDFAYLQNTYRGASIILPINYRDMGYKVGDKGDLSIFSPETQKEIKHPVYVIGFYNPGLSPMGSKIVFIDMDLASLIRSESTGLGMHNGLHVFFPNTKQITPMKNEIEAILRQAGVDQYWEVSSLYDYQYFKPILDQLRSDQVLFLLVSIIILIVACSNVVTMSILLVNNKKKEIGILKAMGTPSRSLKIIFSFCGALSGAIGVIFGTAFAIITMKNLSLITRGLSYLQGREAFNSTFFGQGLPQEIHMPTIAILGLGTLILAAISGALPARKVAKMHVSDILKAE from the coding sequence ATGAAATTAGAGCTTTTAATCGCATTTAAGTATCTAATACCAAGAAAGAAAAGATTATCTTCTGCCATTGTCTCTCTATTTTCAATAGGCATCATTTCTTTAGTCACTTGGTTGTCCATTGTTTTTATTTCCGTAATTTACGGTTTAGAGCAACGTTGGATTCATGATCTTTCCCAGCTTCATTCTCCAGTAAAGATTTTGCCTTCATCCGCATATTATGACTCTTATTACTACCAAATAGATAGGCATGCGGATCTCTCTCAATATACAACAAAGACTATAGGAGAAAAACTCGCTTCGTCTTTTGCCGATCCTTATGATGCAAATTCAGATTACTCTCTGCCAGAGAACTTTCCACTACCGGACACAACCCTAAATGGAGAGCTAAAGGATCCTGTAAAAGTCGCCTTTGAATCTCTTACTCCCTATCTAAATCAAAACCAGGCTCAGCTTTTGGAATTTGAAGAGGGGATTGGCTATGTACAGATGGATAGAGTTCCTCATCCTAATAAGTCAGAATCTCGAACATTTTCCCAATTTGTTGCCTATCCGTCAGACGAAGTTTATAAAAGCAGAGTACTTCCCTATGAACATACGGACTACGGTTCTAGCATTTTAAATCCTTTTAATAGTTCTAATGAAGGCTGGGAAAAAGATTTTGCCTATTTGCAAAATACTTACCGGGGTGCTTCCATTATTCTTCCTATTAACTATCGTGATATGGGTTATAAAGTAGGGGATAAAGGAGATCTTAGTATTTTCTCTCCAGAAACTCAGAAGGAAATCAAACACCCCGTATACGTTATTGGATTCTATAATCCCGGTTTATCTCCCATGGGGAGTAAGATCGTATTTATTGATATGGATCTGGCTTCTCTAATACGTTCGGAATCTACAGGATTAGGGATGCATAACGGCCTACATGTTTTCTTCCCCAATACTAAGCAGATAACTCCCATGAAAAATGAGATCGAAGCTATCCTGCGTCAAGCAGGTGTGGATCAATACTGGGAAGTGTCATCTCTTTATGATTATCAGTATTTCAAGCCTATTTTAGATCAGCTTCGCAGCGATCAGGTACTATTTTTGCTTGTCTCTATTATTATCCTCATCGTTGCTTGCTCAAATGTAGTGACCATGTCCATTCTTCTAGTAAACAATAAGAAGAAAGAAATAGGGATACTTAAAGCTATGGGGACGCCTTCACGCAGCTTAAAAATTATTTTCAGCTTTTGTGGGGCACTTTCTGGAGCTATTGGTGTAATTTTTGGAACAGCTTTTGCTATTATCACGATGAAAAACCTCTCACTAATTACCCGAGGATTAAGTTATCTACAAGGCAGAGAAGCTTTTAACTCTACATTCTTCGGTCAAGGATTGCCTCAAGAAATCCATATGCCAACGATTGCTATACTTGGTTTAGGCACTTTAATCTTAGCAGCTATTTCTGGAGCTTTACCAGCGAGAAAAGTTGCTAAAATGCACGTATCGGATATCTTAAAAGCGGAATAA
- a CDS encoding ABC transporter ATP-binding protein translates to MAPLIEAKNLSKVIQQSDQTIEILNNVSINLYPGEVVAITGASGNGKSTLLHLLGTLDTPSSGELSFLGKRKEAYNLSKLRNQHIGFVFQNFYLLEDDTVVKNILMPASIARQNIAKGSSAYEKALALIESVGLSHRIHSRCCNLSGGEKQRVAIARALINDPSILLADEPSGNLDDQTSECIHDLLLSQSHHSRGVLIVTHNKQLARQCHREGVLQNGELVF, encoded by the coding sequence ATGGCACCTCTTATTGAAGCGAAAAATCTTTCCAAGGTTATCCAACAAAGCGATCAAACTATCGAGATACTAAATAATGTAAGCATTAATCTATATCCCGGAGAGGTTGTTGCTATTACAGGAGCTTCAGGAAATGGGAAAAGTACACTCCTGCATTTATTAGGAACATTAGACACTCCTTCGTCGGGGGAGCTTTCTTTTCTAGGCAAGAGGAAGGAAGCGTACAACCTCTCTAAGTTAAGAAACCAGCATATTGGTTTTGTCTTTCAAAATTTCTATCTCTTAGAAGACGACACTGTAGTTAAAAATATCTTAATGCCTGCAAGCATTGCTCGACAAAACATTGCCAAGGGCTCTTCAGCATATGAAAAAGCCTTGGCGTTAATAGAATCCGTAGGTCTATCCCATCGAATACATTCACGCTGTTGCAATCTATCCGGGGGAGAAAAACAACGTGTCGCTATCGCTAGAGCCTTAATAAATGATCCATCAATTTTATTGGCAGATGAACCCTCTGGAAATTTAGATGATCAAACTTCAGAATGCATTCACGATCTTCTTCTATCTCAATCACATCATTCACGTGGAGTGCTTATCGTAACACATAATAAGCAACTCGCACGTCAATGCCATCGTGAGGGAGTTTTACAAAACGGGGAACTTGTTTTTTAA
- a CDS encoding DUF1389 domain-containing protein: protein MSGIILHSLFKNDCRCHASYSFDKRIQDRLTIAIVMAVISAISLIIAIIPAIIMATPIGFVWAGTFGTIALALFVFAMITNYLRKNMPEGFKEVLKENYPDAFCKFIQKKQLTIQEIRLLLHRLEEVGEDRGIAFHKYLGDFPKKLKAALCNYGVSNFIDDLEEVDLASLNSVLTSNCPIYWLRKFIKIAPESPTRDFVNASHLEIASYWLGKSGGCRNAGTIFSKNTHLIAQRISREDFEACGLYARNADWGNEQVEEIKHKISDACLQIGRQGDEDSGIDVTQFFTGIQHSLLELCTHGISWDQLSLIKSLDVENWDFLCALDGSKQGVRRFAVPCLGEVSDEQNHLYEPLISLLTWRDFDNLGLKKESIFTGEVRNPESRLLKYFNRQSRYHKSIDFLNQEQVLDSLPRYSLNLSTGEKRE, encoded by the coding sequence ATGTCAGGAATTATTTTACATTCCCTTTTTAAGAATGATTGCCGATGTCATGCTTCTTATTCGTTTGATAAACGAATTCAGGATCGTTTGACTATAGCCATAGTTATGGCTGTTATCTCCGCTATTAGTTTGATTATAGCTATTATTCCAGCAATTATTATGGCGACTCCTATAGGATTTGTTTGGGCTGGAACTTTTGGTACTATAGCTCTTGCATTATTTGTTTTTGCGATGATCACGAACTATTTAAGAAAGAATATGCCTGAGGGATTTAAGGAGGTTCTTAAGGAGAACTATCCTGATGCTTTTTGTAAGTTTATTCAGAAGAAGCAGCTCACTATTCAAGAAATACGTCTATTGCTTCATCGATTGGAAGAGGTTGGTGAGGATAGGGGGATTGCTTTCCATAAGTATTTAGGAGATTTTCCGAAAAAATTGAAAGCAGCCTTATGTAATTATGGTGTCTCTAACTTTATCGATGATCTTGAAGAGGTAGATCTTGCTTCTTTGAATTCTGTATTAACTAGTAACTGCCCTATATACTGGTTGAGAAAATTTATAAAAATAGCTCCAGAATCCCCCACTAGAGATTTTGTTAATGCATCCCATCTAGAAATAGCCTCCTATTGGTTAGGAAAATCAGGAGGCTGTAGGAATGCAGGGACTATTTTTTCGAAAAACACTCATCTTATTGCTCAAAGGATCTCTAGAGAGGATTTTGAGGCATGTGGTTTGTATGCACGTAATGCAGATTGGGGAAACGAACAAGTAGAGGAAATAAAACATAAAATATCAGATGCGTGTTTACAGATAGGAAGGCAGGGAGATGAGGATTCAGGTATTGATGTTACACAGTTTTTCACGGGGATTCAACATTCCCTTTTAGAGCTATGTACACATGGCATTTCTTGGGATCAGCTTTCTTTAATTAAATCATTGGATGTTGAGAACTGGGATTTTCTATGTGCTCTTGACGGTAGTAAACAAGGCGTGCGTAGATTTGCTGTCCCTTGCCTTGGAGAGGTTTCTGATGAGCAGAATCATTTGTACGAACCTTTAATTTCTCTTCTAACGTGGAGAGATTTCGATAATTTAGGTCTGAAAAAAGAATCCATTTTCACGGGAGAAGTAAGAAACCCTGAGAGTAGACTTCTTAAATACTTTAACAGACAATCACGCTATCATAAATCTATAGACTTCCTAAATCAAGAGCAGGTTTTAGATAGTCTTCCTAGATACTCTTTAAATTTATCTACAGGGGAAAAAAGAGAATAA
- the rplM gene encoding 50S ribosomal protein L13, translated as MEKRKDTKTTIAKASDAQNKSWYVIDATGKTLGRLSSEVAKILRGKHKVTYTPHIAMGDGVIVINAEKVHLTGAKKGQKIYRYYTGYISGMREIPFENMLAKKPSYIIEHAIKGMMPKTRLGKRQLKSLRILKGDCYKTFEAQKPILLDV; from the coding sequence ATGGAAAAAAGAAAAGACACGAAAACAACCATTGCTAAAGCATCTGATGCTCAGAATAAGTCTTGGTATGTTATCGATGCTACAGGCAAAACCTTGGGGAGGCTTTCTTCAGAGGTGGCAAAAATCTTGCGAGGCAAGCATAAAGTAACTTATACGCCTCACATAGCTATGGGTGATGGTGTTATCGTTATCAATGCAGAGAAAGTGCATTTGACAGGTGCTAAGAAAGGTCAAAAAATATACCGATACTATACAGGGTATATTTCAGGAATGCGCGAGATTCCTTTCGAAAATATGTTAGCTAAAAAACCATCTTATATTATCGAGCACGCAATTAAAGGTATGATGCCCAAAACTCGCTTGGGTAAACGTCAGTTGAAATCCTTAAGAATATTAAAAGGGGATTGCTACAAAACGTTCGAAGCTCAGAAGCCGATTTTATTAGATGTTTAA
- the rpsI gene encoding 30S ribosomal protein S9, translated as MVKNTIEESVATGRRKQAVSSVRLRPGTGKIDVNGKAFEEYFPLEIQRVTILSPLMKVLGTTNECDLIIRINGGGIQGQVIATRLGLARALLKKNVDSKQELKSHGFLTRDPRKKERKKYGHKKARKSFQFSKR; from the coding sequence GTGGTAAAAAATACAATAGAAGAATCAGTAGCTACTGGAAGAAGAAAACAAGCGGTATCTAGCGTTCGCCTTCGTCCAGGAACTGGTAAAATTGATGTAAACGGAAAAGCCTTTGAAGAATATTTTCCTTTAGAAATTCAAAGAGTTACCATTCTTTCCCCATTAATGAAAGTTCTCGGAACCACCAATGAATGTGATCTGATTATCCGCATTAATGGCGGTGGAATTCAAGGACAAGTAATTGCGACTCGCTTAGGGTTGGCAAGAGCTTTGTTAAAAAAGAATGTTGATTCAAAACAAGAATTAAAAAGTCACGGTTTTCTTACTAGAGATCCTAGGAAGAAAGAACGTAAAAAATACGGACACAAGAAAGCACGTAAGAGCTTCCAATTCTCCAAACGTTAA
- a CDS encoding C40 family peptidase — MKHYQLYTSVSDLSSKHGDLETQLLFGERLLVGKDTYYAYSQLVRDQDIWRPYPVKHMSSKTSFSPLSQYILPNAVVRSFEAFLEPWHIPLPYGAPLSIDSRGRVTLPEEVKKGMKFPFDKEVPFCDVNHVRFCDAHPSIDLLLREAESFLDIPYVWGGRCVHHSLIDYGLDCSGFVNILFQAHGLSIPRNARDQYKDCEIVECFEDLPPGGLVFLRNDQNSQISHVMLKKDPTSLIHATQTLGKIVRASLGVDIEFSKERFQTLNNQGYTCFGIPKKRKIFF; from the coding sequence ATGAAACATTATCAACTTTACACATCTGTTTCAGATCTTTCATCTAAGCACGGGGATCTAGAAACACAGTTGCTTTTTGGAGAGCGCTTGCTTGTTGGTAAGGATACGTATTATGCCTATTCTCAGTTGGTTCGTGATCAGGATATTTGGCGACCGTATCCTGTTAAACACATGTCTTCCAAAACCTCTTTTTCTCCCCTGTCTCAATACATCCTACCCAATGCTGTTGTTAGGTCTTTTGAGGCTTTTTTAGAGCCGTGGCATATACCTCTGCCCTATGGCGCGCCATTATCGATAGATTCTCGAGGGAGGGTAACCCTCCCCGAAGAAGTTAAAAAAGGAATGAAATTCCCTTTTGATAAGGAAGTTCCTTTTTGTGATGTCAACCATGTGCGTTTTTGTGATGCTCACCCCTCCATAGATCTTTTGCTTAGGGAAGCTGAAAGCTTTTTAGATATTCCCTATGTGTGGGGAGGACGTTGTGTTCACCACTCCCTCATAGATTATGGATTAGATTGTTCAGGGTTTGTGAATATTCTATTTCAAGCCCATGGATTGAGTATCCCTAGGAACGCTAGAGACCAATACAAGGATTGCGAGATAGTCGAGTGTTTTGAAGATCTCCCCCCAGGAGGGCTGGTCTTTCTTAGAAATGATCAGAACTCACAAATTTCCCACGTTATGCTGAAGAAAGACCCCACCTCTTTAATTCACGCAACCCAAACCTTAGGGAAAATTGTTCGGGCTTCTTTAGGGGTGGATATAGAGTTTAGCAAAGAGAGATTCCAGACTCTAAATAATCAAGGCTACACATGCTTTGGAATCCCAAAGAAAAGAAAGATCTTCTTTTAA
- a CDS encoding adenylate kinase, with protein sequence MVNSIFYIIMGPPGSGKGTQSQRLANHLGLPHISSGDLFRSAIKSATPLGSKAAEYINKGLLVPDNLVWEIVQETLNKPGCKSGCIIDGFPRTLDQAVLLNDFLVKSNAADYRVIQLDVSAEEIISRIHSRFICPACNYVYNQSQGFKECPTCHVALIRRSDDSLEVIHQRLESYEKATVPVINYYEDLGKLIHIPSETSPDEVFQSILACTEA encoded by the coding sequence ATGGTAAATAGTATTTTTTACATTATTATGGGGCCTCCGGGCTCTGGTAAGGGCACGCAATCGCAACGTCTTGCTAATCACTTAGGGCTTCCTCATATTAGCTCGGGAGACCTTTTCAGATCTGCTATAAAGTCAGCTACCCCCCTAGGAAGTAAAGCTGCAGAATACATAAATAAAGGACTTCTTGTTCCCGATAATCTTGTCTGGGAGATAGTACAAGAAACTTTAAATAAACCAGGTTGTAAGTCTGGATGTATTATCGATGGATTTCCTAGAACTTTAGATCAAGCAGTCCTTTTGAATGATTTTTTAGTTAAATCCAATGCAGCAGATTATCGTGTAATACAATTAGATGTTTCTGCTGAGGAAATTATTTCCAGGATTCATTCTCGATTTATTTGCCCTGCATGTAATTATGTATATAACCAGAGTCAAGGTTTTAAGGAGTGCCCAACATGTCATGTTGCCTTGATTCGTCGTTCTGATGATAGTTTAGAGGTTATTCATCAGAGACTAGAAAGTTATGAAAAAGCTACAGTTCCTGTAATTAACTATTATGAAGATCTGGGAAAACTCATCCATATCCCTTCTGAGACATCTCCCGATGAAGTTTTTCAAAGTATTTTAGCTTGTACGGAAGCCTAA
- the garD gene encoding inclusion membrane protein GarD, with the protein MTNPIDNLNPNNLILDFFDSITGKNSIYEITKCDPGPLIRISDSQCVDNLDINNLAIISHVFTLETAPLFQQDTSPVVQHGAEYSVCSLRGSLCLSLSESSSLFLTLIHEICTLINVIFQNTFGSVIRSTISVCSLIQKSFLFYRNEKKILRIIKQDNTISAFKKGGYLAAASALNHARKTASSLLAWKVSALATAILSVLAIIVFIIGCIFAFNAGGIFSDTSFMSQAAWTLGAGGLAFLLLGLLSIPQSHCSYYRRQAAIDSIHRSLLCLHISEQIRVSSQDSDNLSSVVARNCLSPYSDLLDPQVFPPFIPSEESTRNHPIERQYLHTNSLSDLIASLAIDSRESSIPLPPSLPPPYAELPPAYEEGFRRR; encoded by the coding sequence ATGACAAATCCTATAGACAATCTTAATCCTAACAACCTGATTTTAGATTTCTTCGATTCTATTACAGGAAAGAACTCTATTTATGAAATCACAAAATGTGATCCAGGTCCTTTAATTAGGATTTCAGATTCTCAGTGTGTCGATAACCTAGACATTAATAATCTAGCGATTATAAGCCACGTTTTCACGTTAGAAACGGCTCCTCTATTTCAGCAAGACACCTCTCCTGTTGTACAACATGGGGCAGAATATTCGGTATGTTCTCTGAGGGGAAGTCTGTGTTTAAGCTTATCAGAAAGTTCCAGTCTTTTTCTGACGCTAATTCACGAAATTTGCACACTAATTAATGTTATCTTTCAAAATACGTTCGGCAGTGTAATAAGAAGTACTATTAGTGTCTGCTCGCTTATTCAAAAAAGCTTTCTTTTCTATCGAAATGAGAAAAAAATCTTAAGAATTATCAAGCAAGACAACACAATATCCGCATTTAAAAAAGGCGGTTATCTAGCAGCGGCATCAGCATTAAATCATGCTAGAAAAACCGCATCATCCTTACTTGCCTGGAAGGTATCTGCTCTAGCCACAGCGATACTCTCCGTACTCGCTATCATAGTATTCATTATAGGGTGTATATTTGCATTTAACGCTGGGGGCATTTTCTCAGATACCTCCTTTATGTCTCAAGCAGCATGGACGTTAGGCGCTGGGGGACTTGCTTTTCTTCTTTTAGGCCTACTTTCCATCCCACAATCTCATTGTAGTTATTACCGCCGACAAGCGGCTATAGACTCTATTCATCGTTCGCTGCTGTGTCTCCACATTAGCGAACAAATTCGTGTATCATCTCAAGATTCTGATAACCTCTCCTCTGTAGTAGCCAGAAACTGTCTGAGTCCCTATAGCGATCTTTTAGATCCTCAAGTTTTCCCTCCTTTCATTCCCTCTGAAGAATCCACGAGAAATCACCCTATAGAAAGACAGTATCTACACACAAATAGCCTGTCAGATCTAATCGCTTCTCTTGCTATTGATTCTAGAGAAAGCTCCATACCTCTACCGCCTTCTTTGCCTCCTCCTTATGCAGAACTTCCACCAGCCTATGAAGAAGGTTTTAGAAGAAGATAG
- the garD gene encoding inclusion membrane protein GarD, which produces MASTSLNNKLLASNESARSTILDLTDHGPHSFTELPMSSPAHTFLIYRSSATSAAINNLATTCPALHPTGTSSEMETAFAMMSASSAVCHCVEHILCAHALCHILNGAGSGNSGDSVIVAVIFGIFATLILAIFGSSLGSAILSAVKIHSVSKTISKLQESNNEIIQDLADSRVNDQAGARSKAAALLTVEGNKELVSAYKHYRASKIAFLVCAIICTLAIAALAAAAVLGVFFSGPLAAAAISAAILGCCAAGGSLIVVAFIGFMIASVYMAKRQQTAVAHLNTATLYAMVADQILNNPEDYDGNAMSRRVTRQVLAKSPQRLFNQMERAYLDIENLLHYSRQTSPTPSAPPPSYADLYGSGLPPSYEEATR; this is translated from the coding sequence ATGGCGTCTACTTCCTTAAACAATAAGCTCTTAGCCTCTAACGAGAGTGCTCGTTCGACGATTTTAGATCTTACGGACCATGGACCTCACAGTTTTACAGAATTACCTATGAGCTCCCCTGCTCATACTTTTCTAATTTATCGATCTAGCGCAACATCTGCAGCAATAAATAATTTAGCAACGACGTGTCCTGCTTTGCATCCTACAGGCACCTCTTCAGAAATGGAAACGGCTTTCGCGATGATGTCGGCTTCAAGTGCTGTATGCCATTGTGTTGAGCACATTCTTTGTGCACATGCTCTATGTCATATATTGAATGGGGCGGGATCCGGGAACTCTGGCGACTCTGTTATCGTTGCTGTTATTTTTGGTATCTTTGCCACTTTAATTTTAGCAATTTTCGGTTCTTCTTTAGGCTCTGCTATTTTAAGCGCCGTGAAAATCCATAGTGTCTCTAAAACGATCTCTAAGTTACAAGAGTCTAATAATGAGATTATTCAAGATTTAGCAGACTCTCGCGTCAATGATCAGGCAGGCGCCAGATCAAAAGCTGCTGCGCTATTAACTGTAGAGGGGAATAAGGAGTTAGTTTCCGCCTACAAGCACTACAGAGCTTCCAAAATAGCCTTCTTAGTGTGCGCTATTATTTGCACCCTGGCTATAGCGGCATTAGCTGCTGCTGCTGTATTAGGTGTTTTCTTCTCTGGTCCTTTAGCTGCTGCTGCTATTTCCGCTGCTATTCTTGGTTGTTGCGCTGCAGGAGGAAGCTTAATAGTTGTTGCCTTCATAGGCTTTATGATTGCTTCGGTATATATGGCCAAAAGACAACAAACTGCTGTCGCACATTTAAATACTGCCACTCTCTATGCTATGGTCGCAGACCAAATCCTGAATAATCCTGAGGACTACGACGGAAATGCGATGAGCCGGAGGGTTACGCGCCAGGTTCTAGCAAAATCTCCTCAAAGGTTATTTAATCAAATGGAGCGTGCGTATCTAGATATAGAAAACCTTCTACATTACTCCAGACAGACATCTCCAACTCCAAGTGCCCCTCCGCCTAGTTATGCAGATC